The proteins below come from a single Myripristis murdjan chromosome 10, fMyrMur1.1, whole genome shotgun sequence genomic window:
- the mif gene encoding macrophage migration inhibitory factor encodes MPMFMVNTNVAKGDIPPALLSEATEELAKAMGKPAQYIAVHIVPDQMMMFGGKGDPCALCSLHSIGKISGAQNKNYSKLLCGLLNKHLGVSPDRIYINFVDMDAANVAWNNSTFG; translated from the exons ATGCCGATGTTCATGGTGAACACTAACGTGGCCAAAGGCGACATCCCGCCTGCGCTGCTGTCCGAGGCCACGGAGGAGCTGGCCAAGGCGATGGGCAAACCTGCACAG TATATTGCTGTGCACATCGTCCCTGACCAAATGATGATGTTTGGGGGAAAGGGAGACCCCTGTGCCCTCTGCTCCCTCCACAGTATTGGCAAGATCAGCGGCGCCCAGAACAAAAATTACTCCAAACTGTTGTGTGGACTGCTCAACAAACACCTGGGCGTCTCTCCTGACAG GATCTATATTAACTTTGTCGACATGGATGCAGCCAACGTGGCCTGGAACAACAGCACCTTCGGCTGA